A stretch of the Acidobacteriota bacterium genome encodes the following:
- a CDS encoding oligopeptide transporter OPT family protein has translation MGRKAVREVHRGPYPELTWTALLVGYGLGTLITISIGYASLKLGFSIEGSELAAILGWGILRGLLGRTSIVENNINQTIASAVNGASAGLMFSVPALLIIGQRVPEAGRFSSVLVVFAAISGGILGLAFVIPLRKQMIDFNRLAYPGGIAVAAILKSPGAGLRKTAYMLAAAGISGLVHAAVLTLLPGEDLDVGAILGLPPLLNITFYLSLLTVGTGFLSGRGGLMFGLGGFICYFALSPALARFGVPEVQRLVAEGPDAVRVELYRPLGIGILIGAAVAGVFAAFPLIRSAFRSMQDASRARGESRLAADEMPIKALYVAIAAGFVVLVLIADLAVPQMTLPRAVAMAVLGTLWIWVAGVIVSECLGRTNWSPLSGMTLIAVTILVLIASGLGSTAAIISSVIVGAAICVAIAQAGDMMLDLKSGYLVGASPRKQQIAQMLSTWLGPIIVIALMWVLHGAYRMGSDKLPAPQAAALASTIEVIIQGDVPKLLYGAGAGLGAMLAFSGLGGIGVLIGLGFYMPFNIVLTYTVGCLARIHVQRRYGVEFVENVGIPVAAGLIVGEALVGVGNALVRIALAMGA, from the coding sequence ACGCCTCGCTGAAGCTCGGGTTCTCGATCGAGGGATCCGAACTCGCGGCGATCCTCGGCTGGGGGATTCTCCGGGGCCTGCTCGGCCGGACGAGCATCGTCGAGAACAACATCAATCAGACCATCGCCTCCGCGGTGAACGGAGCCTCGGCCGGCTTGATGTTCTCCGTGCCGGCCTTGCTGATCATCGGCCAGCGCGTCCCCGAGGCGGGCCGGTTCTCCTCCGTGCTGGTGGTTTTCGCCGCCATCAGCGGGGGCATCCTCGGCCTGGCTTTCGTCATCCCGCTGCGCAAGCAGATGATCGACTTCAACCGGCTGGCCTACCCGGGAGGGATCGCGGTGGCAGCGATCCTGAAGTCGCCGGGGGCGGGCCTGCGGAAGACCGCGTACATGCTGGCCGCGGCCGGGATCTCCGGGCTCGTCCACGCCGCGGTGCTGACGCTGCTGCCGGGAGAGGATCTCGACGTCGGAGCCATCCTCGGCCTGCCGCCCCTGCTCAACATCACCTTCTACCTGTCGCTGCTCACCGTCGGCACGGGCTTCCTGTCCGGGCGCGGCGGCCTCATGTTCGGACTGGGCGGTTTCATCTGCTATTTCGCGCTCTCTCCGGCGCTCGCGCGGTTCGGGGTTCCGGAGGTGCAGCGGCTGGTGGCCGAGGGGCCCGACGCGGTCCGCGTCGAGCTGTACAGGCCGCTCGGGATCGGCATTCTCATCGGAGCCGCGGTCGCGGGGGTCTTCGCCGCCTTCCCCCTGATCAGGAGCGCCTTCCGCTCGATGCAGGACGCCTCGCGGGCGCGCGGCGAGTCGCGCCTCGCCGCGGACGAGATGCCGATCAAGGCCCTGTACGTGGCGATCGCGGCCGGCTTCGTCGTGCTGGTTCTGATCGCGGATCTCGCCGTTCCGCAAATGACGCTTCCGCGTGCCGTGGCGATGGCGGTTCTCGGAACGCTCTGGATCTGGGTGGCGGGGGTGATCGTTTCCGAGTGTCTCGGACGCACCAACTGGTCGCCTTTGTCCGGAATGACGCTGATCGCTGTCACCATCCTGGTCCTCATCGCCAGCGGCCTGGGCTCGACCGCCGCGATCATCTCGTCGGTGATCGTCGGGGCGGCGATCTGTGTCGCGATCGCCCAGGCGGGGGACATGATGCTGGACCTCAAGTCCGGCTATCTGGTGGGGGCCAGCCCGCGAAAGCAGCAGATCGCCCAGATGCTGTCCACGTGGCTCGGACCCATCATCGTCATCGCGCTGATGTGGGTGCTCCACGGCGCCTACCGGATGGGAAGCGACAAACTGCCGGCGCCACAGGCAGCGGCGCTGGCGAGCACGATCGAGGTCATCATCCAGGGCGACGTGCCGAAACTGCTGTACGGTGCGGGTGCGGGTCTGGGGGCGATGCTGGCTTTCAGCGGGCTCGGGGGGATCGGCGTCCTGATCGGGCTCGGCTTCTACATGCCGTTCAACATCGTCCTCACCTATACCGTCGGGTGCCTCGCGCGGATCCATGTCCAGAGGCGGTACGGTGTGGAGTTCGTCGAGAACGTCGGGATTCCGGTCGCGGCGGGGCTGATCGTCGGCGAAGCCCTCGTCGGCGTCGGGAACGCGCTGGTGCGCATCGCGCTGGCGATGGGAGCTTGA